In one window of Phyllopteryx taeniolatus isolate TA_2022b chromosome 23, UOR_Ptae_1.2, whole genome shotgun sequence DNA:
- the LOC133472878 gene encoding uncharacterized protein LOC133472878 isoform X2 — protein sequence MGVFFEGRSRAESCFQCGNMKLLLTSLLLACHCTLSSRSDATDMRVNQSPGIDVLEGQTVIINCCWSGNHPRVKVKWLKNSANYKDCSHPLQCRRKDAEKCVSFELSNISREHSGTYVCQVSTDIPLLKEARGNGTVVRVTHQRSNGTAEGGRTRSPLWVPLGISLASVALLLLIGLTFFCKLKQTKGVKVIYESPHLDSDVGETAKRRSGDSSQWCEVVVYESVDYFEPAQTKQNG from the exons ATGGGTGTGTTTTTCGAGGGGAGGTCGAGAGCCGAGTCTTGTTTTCAGTGTGGAAACATGAAGCTTCTGCTGACCTCTCTACTACTTGCCTGCCATTGCACTCTCTCATCACGGA GTGATGCGACCGACATGCGTGTGAACCAGAGTCCTGGCATTGATGTCCTCGAGGGCCAGACGGTcatcatcaactgctgttggtCAGGAAATCACCCCAGAGTCAAGGTCAAATGGTTGAAAAACTCAGCCAATTATAAGGACTGCTCCCATCCTCTCCAATGTCGGCGAAAGGATGCCGAGAAGTGTGTGAGCTTCGAATTGTCCAACATCAGTCGAGAGCACTCTGGCACATACGTGTGCCAGGTCAGTACGGACATACCGCTTCTGAAGGAGGCCAGAGGAAATGGTACAGTCGTGAGAGTAACGCACCAAAGATCAAATGGCACAGCTGAAGGAG GTCGTACCAGGAGTCCTCTCTGGGTTCCACTCGGGATTTCCTTGGCTTCGGTGGCTTTGTTGCTTCTCATCGGGCTTACCTTCTTCTGCAAACTCAAGCAAACAAAAG GTGTGAAGGTGATCTACGAGAGCCCCCACTTGGACTCGGACGTCGGCGAGACGGCCAAACGCCGCAGCGGCGACTCGTCGCAGTGG TGCGAGGTGGTCGTGTACGAATCCGTCGATTACTTTGAGCCTGCGCAGACGAAGCAAAATGGGTGA
- the LOC133472878 gene encoding uncharacterized protein LOC133472878 isoform X1, which yields MGVFFEGRSRAESCFQCGNMKLLLTSLLLACHCTLSSRSDATDMRVNQSPGIDVLEGQTVIINCCWSGNHPRVKVKWLKNSANYKDCSHPLQCRRKDAEKCVSFELSNISREHSGTYVCQVSTDIPLLKEARGNGTVVRVTHQRSNGTAEGGRTRSPLWVPLGISLASVALLLLIGLTFFCKLKQTKGFWHAGRMLDTPVLSNGCLNTNGVKVIYESPHLDSDVGETAKRRSGDSSQWCEVVVYESVDYFEPAQTKQNG from the exons ATGGGTGTGTTTTTCGAGGGGAGGTCGAGAGCCGAGTCTTGTTTTCAGTGTGGAAACATGAAGCTTCTGCTGACCTCTCTACTACTTGCCTGCCATTGCACTCTCTCATCACGGA GTGATGCGACCGACATGCGTGTGAACCAGAGTCCTGGCATTGATGTCCTCGAGGGCCAGACGGTcatcatcaactgctgttggtCAGGAAATCACCCCAGAGTCAAGGTCAAATGGTTGAAAAACTCAGCCAATTATAAGGACTGCTCCCATCCTCTCCAATGTCGGCGAAAGGATGCCGAGAAGTGTGTGAGCTTCGAATTGTCCAACATCAGTCGAGAGCACTCTGGCACATACGTGTGCCAGGTCAGTACGGACATACCGCTTCTGAAGGAGGCCAGAGGAAATGGTACAGTCGTGAGAGTAACGCACCAAAGATCAAATGGCACAGCTGAAGGAG GTCGTACCAGGAGTCCTCTCTGGGTTCCACTCGGGATTTCCTTGGCTTCGGTGGCTTTGTTGCTTCTCATCGGGCTTACCTTCTTCTGCAAACTCAAGCAAACAAAAG GGTTTTGGCACGCAGGCCGCATGCTTGACACACCTGTTTTAAGCAAcggatgtttgaacacaaatg GTGTGAAGGTGATCTACGAGAGCCCCCACTTGGACTCGGACGTCGGCGAGACGGCCAAACGCCGCAGCGGCGACTCGTCGCAGTGG TGCGAGGTGGTCGTGTACGAATCCGTCGATTACTTTGAGCCTGCGCAGACGAAGCAAAATGGGTGA
- the LOC133472880 gene encoding protein S100-P-like, which translates to MCESSPTNLEMAMCCLGDIFDQYAAAEGNSFTLTKKELRTLIEKELPELYQAAQADPEGLNLMQGLDSDKDGEVDFQEFMIAMSCVSCISKASRCFK; encoded by the exons ATGTGCGAGAGTAGCCCGACGAACCTGGAGATGGCCATGTGCTGTCTCGGTGATATCTTTGACCAATACGCGGCTGCAGAGGGGAACAGTTTCACCCTGACCAAGAAGGAACTCAGGACTCTGATTGAGAAAGAGCTGCCCGAACTTTACCAG GCAGCACAGGCAGACCCTGAGGGGCTAAACCTTATGCAGGGGCTGGATTCCGACAAAGACGGAGAGGTGGACTTCCAGGAGTTTATGATCGCCATGTCCTGCGTGTCCTGCATCAGCAAAGCGTCGCGCTGCTTCAAGTGA
- the kiaa0232 gene encoding uncharacterized protein KIAA0232 homolog: MTVWNKAKAYSSSSSSAAPQTSTDTSSPKDCNSECEAAKERNPEVCGTITSVTNERGQQRRSKKEKENRYHGGAAAEEKNTGHSKRQTRHRSGGKYRARSWSSGSSEAGSSSSGNLGDKSFRSKAVRVRHKSREVGKSKRQRNSGQLKLQLKAIDKEERRNAGGSRATAGTGKPPQLYKKSRRSLKEVSHDPVWAQENEVGFEDRNAKEYMEEPLWYTEPITDYFVPFSSKQSKLETKYRSKVGFPEDLALSADMALLPERIQGICFANENYQRTYLAAGSFVDGHFVEAPGEAEEETAELIGTSSCPQPEDSGHLDDKHLPEFTDFYEVDIYQSILDTSASDSLQESRILGMIRQKSNEQRESCLVLDGLEQQGNSAIRTDLEEASGSYGFLMEDLDNLAQVWGCYSPSTSDDIDGESFLGDSPVRLSPLLDSVSFTLRNLSGNLVEPQIPEAVGEPSGLNSSCFSLFELQYDSPTLSFPHESLSVAHESNADPGSCLDPHANKQSRLLIWTKNSAFDETEHCSNLSTRTCSPWSHSEETRSDNEHGNIPTEEPAALIGTEEIDCIIPPISGTYLEDEILDFLQEDSGRKCEETSVCTASCQTYTKKSKLESLCGIALEDDESKPYSAGVFSDNTKQQKGEYSSGIIKDIWSAVGEAKLVVSRQSTKKMSETVFSEDSGGYCGSCLEVQAKGVQKKAVQRSEYHLWEGKNEEQDLAKNKLSKLDGAGDYMTPSKPWDLRSDKDGTSFIIGGVYGEFKTLSCDKNWAVVPPNESQRSSLQSAAASASSSEMLTIAGADVFVNKGSCFAPGHRRLWRPLVSFGQSERAITGSRDGLNKGFSLIFREDLLGSYDGLRSEEQRLEYPFASFDLNNPFSQVLHVECSFEPEDMASFSPGFKPKSILCSDSESEAFCPQIYGINQTQYRAIRISPRTHFRPISASELSPGGVSDSEAETDKEEASFPVLAPVDVCDDPQADLKPLEEDAECEGPYYGKSELESGKFLPRLKKSGMEKSAQTSLDSQEGPSVLLPIAEQERFLDCQTAEDASAAGGQKNTSVGPLQKEGSPGEKQTYLCAAAGQIPKYGIAYDFVGDVPEVSCFLELLLKHVMQAFAVISPSRPICV; the protein is encoded by the coding sequence ATGACCGTGTGGAACAAAGCCAAGGCATACTCGAGTTCTTCGTCCTCGGCCGCTCCGCAGACCAGCACAGACACTTCCTCTCCAAAAGATTGCAACAGTGAATGCGAGGCTGCCAAGGAGCGGAACCCTGAAGTGTGCGGTACCATCACCAGTGTGACAAACGAGAGAGGCCAACAACGCCGAAGCAAGAAGGAGAAAGAGAACCGATACCATGGCGGTGCTGCGGCAGAAGAGAAGAACACCGGCCACTCCAAGAGACAAACGAGACACAGATCTGGGGGCAAATATCGGGCCCGATCCTGGTCTTCTGGCTCTAGCGAGGCGGGCTCGAGCTCAAGTGGGAACCTGGGTGACAAGTCATTCAGAAGCAAGGCGGTTAGAGTCAGGCACAAATCCAGAGAAGTTGGGAAGAGTAAGAGACAGCGTAATAGCGGACAGTTGAAGCTTCAGCTGAAGGCTATTGACAAGGAGGAGCGACGGAATGCAGGAGGAAGCAGAGCCACTGCGGGCACGGGCAAACCACCTCAGCTTTACAAAAAGAGTAGAAGATCCCTAAAAGAGGTTTCTCACGATCCAGTCTGGGCGCAAGAAAATGAGGTGGGCTTTGAGGACAGAAACgcaaaggaatacatggaggaGCCACTTTGGTACACTGAGCCCATCACAGACTATTTTGTACCTTTTAGCAGCAAACAAAGCAAGCTGGAGACAAAGTATCGAAGCAAAGTGGGCTTTCCCGAAGACTTGGCCCTGTCAGCAGACATGGCTTTGCTGCCGGAGAGAATCCAGGGAATCTGTTTTGCCAACGAGAACTACCAGAGAACATACCTTGCTGCGGGCTCATTTGTCGACGGCCACTTTGTGGAAGCGCCCGGCGAAGCAGAGGAGGAGACTGCTGAACTCATTGGGACCTCTAGCTGCCCTCAGCCAGAGGATAGTGGACATTTAGATGACAAGCATCTGCCAGAATTCACCGACTTCTATGAAGTTGATATTTATCAATCCATATTGGATACTAGTGCCTCAGACTCGTTACAAGAGAGTCGGATCCTCGGCATGATTCGACAAAAGAGCAACGAGCAAAGAGAATCTTGTTTAGTGTTAGATGGCCTGGAGCAGCAAGGGAACAGTGCAATAAGGACAGACTTGGAGGAAGCTTCGGGATCTTATGGGTTTCTCATGGAGGATCTCGACAATTTGGCTCAAGTCTGGGGATGTTACTCGCCCTCTACTTCAGACGATATAGACGGAGAAAGCTTCTTGGGCGACTCACCCGTTCGGCTCTCCCCCCTCCTTGATAGCGTTTCTTTCACCCTGAGGAATCTATCCGGAAATCTGGTGGAGCCGCAAATTCCCGAGGCCGTCGGCGAGCCGTCTGGCTTAAACTCGTCTTGCTTCTCTCTTTTTGAGCTGCAGTATGACAGTCCCACTCTTTCTTTTCCCCACGAGTCCCTCTCCGTCGCTCACGAGAGCAACGCCGATCCCGGTAGCTGTCTCGACCCGCATGCTAATAAACAGTCTCGTTTGCTGATATGGACCAAAAATAGTGCCTTTGATGAAACTGAACACTGCTCCAACCTTTCAACACGTACATGCAGCCCATGGTCACATTCAGAAGAGACTCGTTCAGACAACGAGCACGGGAATATTCCCACAGAGGAGCCGGCCGCTCTGATTGGCACTGAAGAAATTGATTGTATCATCCCTCCTATTTCTGGTACATATCTAGAAGATGAAATCTTGGACTTCTTGCAGGAAGACTCTGGGCGCAAATGTGAGGAGACGAGTGTTTGCACAGCATCCTGTCAGACGTACACCAAAAAATCGAAATTGGAGTCCCTTTGTGGAATAGCGTTGGAAGACGACGAGAGTAAACCGTACAGCGCGGGCGTTTTCTCAGATAACACAAAGCAACAGAAGGGCGAGTACAGCTCAGGAATAATCAAAGATATTTGGTCTGCAGTCGGGGAGGCCAAGTTGGTGGTGTCAAGGCAAAGCACGAAGAAAATGAGCGAGACGGTCTTTTCCGAAGACTCTGGTGGTTACTGTGGCAGCTGTCTGGAGGTGCAGGCCAAAGGTGTTCAGAAAAAAGCAGTGCAGCGCTCAGAGTATCACCTCTGGGAGGGCAAGAACGAAGAACAGGACTTGGCCAAAAACAAACTCTCCAAGTTAGATGGCGCCGGGGATTACATGACTCCGTCCAAACCCTGGGACTTGAGATCAGATAAAGACGGTACATCTTTCATCATCGGTGGCGTGTACGGAGAGTTCAAGACGTTAAGTTGCGATAAGAATTGGGCTGTCGTGCCACCAAATGAATCTCAACGTAGCTCGCTCCAGTCTGCCGCCGCATCTGCTTCTAGTTCCGAGATGCTCACAATCGCCGGCGCGGACGTGTTCGTCAACAAGGGCAGCTGCTTTGCTCCAGGACACCGGCGCCTGTGGCGGCCTCTTGTGTCCTTCGGCCAAAGCGAGCGCGCCATTACGGGGAGCCGAGACGGCTTGAATAAGGGATTTTCTTTGATCTTCCGGGAAGATTTGCTGGGATCTTACGACGGCTTGCGTAGCGAGGAGCAACGTTTAGAATACCCATTTGCCTCCTTCGACCTGAACAATCCCTTCTCTCAAGTTCTCCATGTCGAGTGTTCCTTCGAGCCAGAGGACATGGCTTCCTTCAGTCCAGGGTTCAAGCCCAAATCTATTCTGTGCTCTGACTCTGAGAGCGAAGCCTTCTGCCCGCAAATTTATGGCATCAACCAAACGCAGTACAGGGCCATTCGCATTTCCCCCAGGACTCATTTCCGGCCAATATCGGCCTCAGAGTTGTCTCCCGGCGGAGTGAGCGATTCGGAGGCCGAGACCGACAAAGAGGAGGCGAGTTTTCCCGTCCTGGCGCCGGTGGATGTCTGCGATGATCCGCAGGCAGATCTCAAACCACTAGAGGAGGACGCAGAATGTGAAGGCCCGTATTATGGGAAATCTGAACTGGAATCTGGTAAATTCCTGCCCAGATTGAAGAAGTCTGGCATGGAGAAGAGTGCCCAGACCTCTCTGGATTCACAGGAAGGCCCCAGTGTCCTTCTGCCCATTGCTGAACAAGAAAGATTTTTAGACTGCCAAACAGCAGAAGATGCATCAGCTGCAGGTGGGCAGAAGAACACCTCAGTTGGCCCTCTGCAAAAAGAGGGCTCTCCGGGGGAAAAACAGACGTACTTGTGTGCAGCGGCAGGCCAAATCCCCAAATACGGGATTGCGTACGACTTTGTCGGAGACGTGCCAGAGGTGAGTTGTTTCCTCGAACTGCTCTTAAAACACGTGATGCAAGCATTCGCTGTTATATCACCCTCTCGTCCCATTTGTGTTTAG
- the LOC133472879 gene encoding uncharacterized protein KIAA0232-like, with product MRPVSADSDGPAPPANLSWPYPLVAPLPASEMSLLQSLGPVQNWLGQELEKCGIDAMIYTRHVLSLLLHDSYDYDLQDYLHENDIFLGWEKGTGKKWGKSKKKGGTDLSLEEMKKQAAVQCLRSASDEVSAARPKHPVTKESLVIESAEIVQNLWNICCGFK from the exons ATGCGTCCAGTGAGCGCCGATTCAGACGGTCCTGCTCCTCCCGCGAACCTCTCTTGGCCCTACCCGCTCGTGGCTCCCCTGCCTGCCTCAGAGATGTCCCTGCTCCAGTCGCTGGGTCCAGTGCAAAACTGGCTGGGCCAGGAGCTGGAGAAGTGCGGGATCGACGCCATGATTTACACCCGCCATGTCCTCAGCCTCCTCCTGCATGACAGTTATGACTATGACCTGCAGGACTACCTTcat GAGAATGACATCTTTTTGGGCTGGGAGAAGGGAACTGGGAAGAAATGGGGCAAGAGTAAGAAGAAGGGAGGGACCGACCTGAGTCTCGAGGAAATGAAGAAACAAGCGGCGGTGCAATGTCTTCGTTCTGCGTCTGATGAAGTAAGCGCTGCTCGGCCGAAGCATCCTGTAACAAAAGAAAGCCTAGTTATCGAATCCGCAGAAATAGTCCAAAATTTATGGAACATTTGTTGTggttttaagtaa